The following proteins are encoded in a genomic region of Brachypodium distachyon strain Bd21 chromosome 1, Brachypodium_distachyon_v3.0, whole genome shotgun sequence:
- the LOC100830263 gene encoding obtusifoliol 14-alpha demethylase isoform X2 codes for MESTTVIWLVYVSIFITIVWTKIARGTTASTPTTKRSLPPPPMAAGAPLLGILPALVMKGPLQAIHDAYKTMGSVFTVRLLHLQVTFLVGPEVSSHFYHGLDSEMSQDEVSKFTIPTFGPGVAFDVDLATRREQIRFFGDAMKPAKLRTYAPLMAHEVEEYFTKWGQSGTVDLKHELEHLVTLVASRCLFGDEVRGKMFGEVATHLRELNDGMRLVTILFPHLPTPAHRRRDRARARLGEIFSGIVRSREAARRGGRSSYDDILQSLIDSRYKDGRATTETEVVGMLVSALFAGQHTSSSTATWTGARLLSPDNAAHLLAAVEEQERIMGRHGPDPGHMGYEALQEMDALHRCMKETLRLHPPALTLLRLARRGFVVRSKEGEEYEVPAGRTVASPLVIHNRLPGLYRDPDRFDPGRFGGPDKGASLAYTAFGGGRHACVGEAFAYMQIKAIWSHLLRNFEMEMVSPFPETDWNVVMPGPKGKVMVSYKRRRMAAAA; via the exons ATGGAATCGACAACAGTCATATGGCTAGTCTATGTTTCTATCTTCATCACCATTGTATGGACCAAGATCGCACGAGGGACGACGGCTAGTACTCCAACAACCAAACGATCTCTTCCCCCTCCTCCCATGGCCGCCGGGGCTCCTCTGCTAGGCATCCTCCCGGCGTTGGTCATGAAGGGCCCGCTGCAAGCGATCCACGACGCCTACAAGACGATGGGAAGCGTGTTCACAGTGCGGCTGCTGCATCTACAAGTGACCTTCCTAGTTGGACCAGAGGTTTCAAGCCATTTCTACCATGGCCTGGACTCGGAGATGAgccaggacgaggtctccaagtTCACCATCCCGACCTTCGGCCCTGGCGTCGCCTTCGATGTGGATTTGGCCACTCGACGTGAGCAGATCCGATTTTTCGGCGACGCCATGAAGCCGGCGAAGCTCAGAACCTACGCCCCCCTCATGGCTCATGAAGTCGAG GAATACTTCACGAAATGGGGACAGTCCGGCACGGTGGACTTGAAGCACGAGCTAGAGCACCTCGTGACGCTGGTGGCCAGCCGCTGCCTGTTCGGGGACGAAGTCCGCGGCAAGATGTTCGGCGAGGTCGCGACCCACCTCCGCGAGCTCAACGACGGCATGCGCCTCGTCACCATCCTCTTCCCGCACCTGCCGACCCCggcgcaccgccgccgcgacagggcgcgcgcACGGCTCGGCGAGATATTCTCCGGCATCGTCAGGTCCCGCGAAGCAgcacgccgcggcggccgctccTCCTACGACGACATTCTGCAAAGCCTGATCGACTCCAGGTACAAGGACGGGCGCGCCACGACGGAGACGGAGGTCGTGGGGATGCTGGTGTCGGCGCTCTTCGCGGGCCAGCACACGAGCTCCAGCACGGCCACCTGGACCGGGGCGCGCCTCCTGTCGCCCGACAACGCCGCccacctcctcgccgccgtcgaggagcAGGAGCGGATCATGGGCCGACACGGGCCGGACCCGGGCCACATGGGCTATGAGGCCCTGCAGGAGATGGACGCGCTCCACCGCTGCATGAAGGAGACGCTGCGgctgcacccgccggcgctgaCGCTGCTGCGGCTCGCGCGCCGGGGCTTCGTCGTGCGGAGCAaggaaggggaagagtacGAGGTCCCCGCGGGCCGCACGGTCGCGAGTCCGCTTGTGATCCACAATCGGCTACCTGGGCTTTACAGGGACCCGGACAGGTTCGACCCGGGCCGGTTTGGCGGGCCCGACAAAGGCGCGTCGTTGGCCTACACGGCGTTTGGGGGCGGGCGGCATGCGTGCGTGGGCGAGGCATTCGCGTACATGCAGATCAAGGCGATATGGAGCCACCTGCTGAGGAACTTCGAGATGGAGATGGTGTCGCCGTTCCCGGAGACGGACTGGAACGTCGTCATGCCGGGGCCCAAGGGGAAGGTGATGGTCAGCTACAAGAGGCGGCGGATGGCAGCGGCCGCCTAA
- the LOC100830571 gene encoding uncharacterized protein LOC100830571: MTSPAALPGNLPDGIFEDILLRIPPDQTAFLARVSTVCKGWRNLLLDPRFRHRYATFHGRTRPMLGFIYPDDEVEVIPRFVPTTALAPPRPGRRGLYTVDAHHGNVLFCDEGVVWEDPSAHREFVVWDPITRSEWTVPMPESSGRSWTAAVHCGAAGCEHLDCHGHPFLVAYVYIDDDKVNFSARVYSSEAAAWSGKNSAEHRHAQIGQEAFVNNIFDPYKVLVGNVLYFNLDIHEMIIQYDLASRELSMIDPPDVNTGDILLMTAEHGGLGFAVRRQQGSSIELWSMEVDAHQGVEWVQSRVINLETLLPLSALSRRTRIVMIGFAEGVGLILISTEFGVFTLELKSGQVRKVCSSEMIRGHVIPYMSFYHPGHARGILPPDHEDAAVHPPT, from the exons ATgacgtcgccggcggcgctgcctGGGAATCTTCCGGATGGAATCTTCGAGGACATCCTCCTCCGAATCCCGCCGGACCAGACCGCGTTCCTCGCTCGCGTCTCCACCGTCTGCAAGGGATggcgcaatctcctcctcgaCCCCCGCTTCCGCCACCGCTACGCCACGTTCCACGGGAGGACACGACCCATGCTAGGCTTCATCTATCCCGACGATGAAGTAGAAGTCATCCCGCGCTTCGTCCCCACCACAGCACTCGCCCCGCCTCGTCCTGGCCGACGCGGCTTGTACACGGTCGACGCCCACCACGGCAACGTCCTCTTCTGCGACGAAGGAGTTGTTTGGGAGGATCCTTCCGCGCACCGTGAATTCGTCGTCTGGGACCCCATAACGCGCTCAGAGTGGACAGTTCCTATGCCCGAATCATCGGGCAGAAGCTGGACCGCCGCAGTGCACTGTGGCGCGGCCGGTTGTGAACACCTTGACTGCCATGGCCATCCCTTTCTCGTGGCCTACGTGTACATCGACGATGACAAGGTTAACTTCTCCGCCCGCGTCTACTCATCGGAGGCTGCTGCCTGGAGCGGCAAGAACTCTGCTGAGCACCGTCATGCGCAAATTGGTCAGGAGGCCTTCGTCAACAACATATTTGATCCATACAAGGTCCTTGTGGGAAATGTTCTCTACTTTAACCTCGATATCCACGAGATGATAATACAGTATGATTTGGCCAGCCGGGAACTATCGATGATCGATCCGCCAGACGTGAACACTGGGGATATTCTCCTCATGACAGCGGAGCACGGCGGACTGGGATTTGCCGTCAGGCGGCAGCAGGGCTCCAGCATCGAACTATGGTCGATGGAAGTTGATGCCCACCAGGGCGTAGAATGGGTACAAAGCAGAGTCATCAATCTCGAGACTCTTCTCCCCCTTAGTGCCCTATCCAGAAGGACCAGAATCGTTATGATTGGCTTTGCGGAGGGAGTCGGTCTCATTCTCATATCAACAGAATTCGGCGTCTTCACACTTGAGCTCAAGTCAGGCCAAGTCAGGAAAGTGTGCAGTTCGGAAATGATCCGTGGCCACGTCATTCCGTACATGAGCTTTTACCATCCAG GCCATGCTAGGGGCATACTGCCGCCAGACCACGAAGATGCAGCGGTCCATCCACCAACATGA
- the LOC100838364 gene encoding probable arabinosyltransferase ARAD1, whose amino-acid sequence MWERGRPPPRKPRPSPLILPASALVSPPPPRFVFPRSLFALAARAMPSRRPSPALLLLLALALALLFLLLSPSGPSASRLSHSFASASSSYPASSPLPSPVKIYLYDLPSKFTYGVVRSYMSARAPPGSADAAATLPDEELRYPGHQHSAEWWLFKDLRRRGPRERPVARVDDPAEADLFYVPFFSSLSLVVNPIRPLAAANASVAAAEPAYSDEAMQDELVEWLERQPYWRRHRGRDHVFICQDPNALYRVVDRISNAVLLVSDFGRLRGDQASLVKDVILPYSHRINPFQGDVSIEARPALLFFMGNRYRKEGGKVRDTLFQVLENEGDVIIKHGTQSRVSRRMATQGMHSSKFCLHPAGDTPSACRLFDALVSLCVPVIISDHIELPFEDVIDYSNISIFVDTSKAVQPGFLTSMLRRVSSERILEYQREIKRVKHYFEYEDPNGPVNQIWHQVSMKAPLIKLLINRDKRLVERATNETDCSCICSTPSEISTGN is encoded by the exons ATGTGGGAGCGCGGCAGGCCACCGCCCCGCAAGCCGCGACCGTCGCCTCTCATCctgccggcgtcggcgctggtctcgcctcctccccctcgaTTCGTATTCCCCAGATCCCTcttcgcgctcgccgcccggGCCATGCCGTCGCGCCGCCCCTCCCctgcgctcctcctcctcctcgcgctggcgctcgccctactcttcctcctcttatCCCCCTCCGgcccctccgcctcccgcctcTCCCACTCTttcgcctccgcctcctcttcctatCCTGCCTCCTCCCCCCTTCCCTCGCCAGTCAAGATCTACCTGTACGACCTGCCATCCAAGTTCACCTACGGCGTCGTCCGTAGCTACATGTCCGCGCGGGCTCCCCCGGGGTCGGCGGATGCGGCCGCGACGCTGCCCGACGAGGAGCTGCGATATCCAGGGCACCAACACTCGGCGGAGTGGTGGCTCTTCAAggatctccgccgccgggGGCCGCGCGAACGCCCTGTGGCCCGCGTGGACGACCCGGCCGAGGCTGACCTCTTTTACgtgcccttcttctcctccctcagCCTCGTTGTCAACCCCATCCGTCCCCTGGCGGCCGCCAATGcctccgtggcggcggcggaacctGCATACAGCGACGAGGCCATGCAGGACGAGCTGGTGGAGTGGCTGGAGCGGCAGCCTTACTGGAGGCGGCACCGGGGGAGAGACCACGTCTTCATCTGCCAGGACCCCAACGCGCTCTACCGGGTGGTGGACCGGATCAGCAATGCCGTACTCCTGGTCTCTGACTTCGGCCGGTTGCGTGGTGATCAGGCCTCTCTTGTTAAGGATGTCATCCTGCCTTACTCGCACCGCATCAACCCCTTCCAGGGCGACGTCAGTATCGAAGCCCGACCTGCACTGCTTTTCTTCATGGGCAACCGGTACCGTAAGGAG GGCGGGAAGGTCCGTGATACACTCTTCCAAGTCCTTGAAAATGAGGGAGATGTAATCATAAAACATGGAACCCAATCAAGGGTGAGTCGGCGTATGGCCACACAAGGAATGCACTCATCCAAATTTTGCCTCCATCCTGCTGGAGATACTCCATCAGCGTGCAGATTGTTTGATGCACTTGTCAGTTTATGTGTTCCTGTTATAATCAGTGATCATATTGAGTTACCATTTGAAGATGTTATAGACTACAGTAATATATCAATTTTTGTTGACACAAGCAAGGCTGTACAGCCTGGATTCTTAACTTCGATGCTTCGAAGAGTCAGTTCAGAACGGATTCTGGAGTAccaaagagaaataaaaagg GtaaagcattactttgagTATGAAGATCCAAATGGTCCAGTCAATCAAATATGGCACCAAGTTTCCATGAAGGCACCGTTGATTAAACTGTTGATTAACCGTGACAAACGGCTGGTTGAAAGAGCCACTAACGAAACTGACTGCTCGTGCATCTGTTCAACACCGAGCGAGATATCTACTGGTAACTAA
- the LOC100830263 gene encoding obtusifoliol 14-alpha demethylase isoform X1 has protein sequence MMAFSRFAGRFPRSISTAALLLCLVVPPSPGISETDEEYSSALLWIASMESTTVIWLVYVSIFITIVWTKIARGTTASTPTTKRSLPPPPMAAGAPLLGILPALVMKGPLQAIHDAYKTMGSVFTVRLLHLQVTFLVGPEVSSHFYHGLDSEMSQDEVSKFTIPTFGPGVAFDVDLATRREQIRFFGDAMKPAKLRTYAPLMAHEVEEYFTKWGQSGTVDLKHELEHLVTLVASRCLFGDEVRGKMFGEVATHLRELNDGMRLVTILFPHLPTPAHRRRDRARARLGEIFSGIVRSREAARRGGRSSYDDILQSLIDSRYKDGRATTETEVVGMLVSALFAGQHTSSSTATWTGARLLSPDNAAHLLAAVEEQERIMGRHGPDPGHMGYEALQEMDALHRCMKETLRLHPPALTLLRLARRGFVVRSKEGEEYEVPAGRTVASPLVIHNRLPGLYRDPDRFDPGRFGGPDKGASLAYTAFGGGRHACVGEAFAYMQIKAIWSHLLRNFEMEMVSPFPETDWNVVMPGPKGKVMVSYKRRRMAAAA, from the exons ATGATGGCCTTCAGCAGGTTTGCTGGCCGGTTTCCTCGATCTATAAGTACTGCTGCCTTGCTTCTCTGTCTCGTCGTGCCTCCATCGCCAGGTATCTCAGAGACGGACGAAGAATATTCATCAG CACTGCTCTGGATTGCCAGCATGGAATCGACAACAGTCATATGGCTAGTCTATGTTTCTATCTTCATCACCATTGTATGGACCAAGATCGCACGAGGGACGACGGCTAGTACTCCAACAACCAAACGATCTCTTCCCCCTCCTCCCATGGCCGCCGGGGCTCCTCTGCTAGGCATCCTCCCGGCGTTGGTCATGAAGGGCCCGCTGCAAGCGATCCACGACGCCTACAAGACGATGGGAAGCGTGTTCACAGTGCGGCTGCTGCATCTACAAGTGACCTTCCTAGTTGGACCAGAGGTTTCAAGCCATTTCTACCATGGCCTGGACTCGGAGATGAgccaggacgaggtctccaagtTCACCATCCCGACCTTCGGCCCTGGCGTCGCCTTCGATGTGGATTTGGCCACTCGACGTGAGCAGATCCGATTTTTCGGCGACGCCATGAAGCCGGCGAAGCTCAGAACCTACGCCCCCCTCATGGCTCATGAAGTCGAG GAATACTTCACGAAATGGGGACAGTCCGGCACGGTGGACTTGAAGCACGAGCTAGAGCACCTCGTGACGCTGGTGGCCAGCCGCTGCCTGTTCGGGGACGAAGTCCGCGGCAAGATGTTCGGCGAGGTCGCGACCCACCTCCGCGAGCTCAACGACGGCATGCGCCTCGTCACCATCCTCTTCCCGCACCTGCCGACCCCggcgcaccgccgccgcgacagggcgcgcgcACGGCTCGGCGAGATATTCTCCGGCATCGTCAGGTCCCGCGAAGCAgcacgccgcggcggccgctccTCCTACGACGACATTCTGCAAAGCCTGATCGACTCCAGGTACAAGGACGGGCGCGCCACGACGGAGACGGAGGTCGTGGGGATGCTGGTGTCGGCGCTCTTCGCGGGCCAGCACACGAGCTCCAGCACGGCCACCTGGACCGGGGCGCGCCTCCTGTCGCCCGACAACGCCGCccacctcctcgccgccgtcgaggagcAGGAGCGGATCATGGGCCGACACGGGCCGGACCCGGGCCACATGGGCTATGAGGCCCTGCAGGAGATGGACGCGCTCCACCGCTGCATGAAGGAGACGCTGCGgctgcacccgccggcgctgaCGCTGCTGCGGCTCGCGCGCCGGGGCTTCGTCGTGCGGAGCAaggaaggggaagagtacGAGGTCCCCGCGGGCCGCACGGTCGCGAGTCCGCTTGTGATCCACAATCGGCTACCTGGGCTTTACAGGGACCCGGACAGGTTCGACCCGGGCCGGTTTGGCGGGCCCGACAAAGGCGCGTCGTTGGCCTACACGGCGTTTGGGGGCGGGCGGCATGCGTGCGTGGGCGAGGCATTCGCGTACATGCAGATCAAGGCGATATGGAGCCACCTGCTGAGGAACTTCGAGATGGAGATGGTGTCGCCGTTCCCGGAGACGGACTGGAACGTCGTCATGCCGGGGCCCAAGGGGAAGGTGATGGTCAGCTACAAGAGGCGGCGGATGGCAGCGGCCGCCTAA